A part of Capsicum annuum cultivar UCD-10X-F1 chromosome 6, UCD10Xv1.1, whole genome shotgun sequence genomic DNA contains:
- the LOC107874033 gene encoding uncharacterized protein LOC107874033 produces MVSNSFLGASPPIFTGENYHIWVIKMKAYLKALSLWEAVESKNDPLPLGPNPTIAQMKNYEDTKSKKPNALTCLHPTLLDVIFIRIMACKTPKEVWEKLKEEFDGSDRVKSVKLLTLKREFRMLRMKEGDTVKEYSAKLLEIINKIRLFGKNFPDSKMVEKMMISLLARFESKISAIEKSCDLKTLSVAELIRKLQVQE; encoded by the coding sequence ATGGTATCCAACAGCTTCTTGGGTGCAAGTCCTCCTATATTTACAGGAGAAAATTATCACATATGGGTGATAAAGATGAAGGCTTATCTCAAAGCTCTTAGTCTATGGGAAGCAGTTGAAAGTAAAAATGATCCCCTTCCATTGGGACCAAATCCAACTATTGCACAAATGAAGAATTATGAAGATACAAAGTCCAAGAAGCCAAATGCACTCACTTGTCTTCATCCAACACTTTTAGATGTGATTTTCATAAGAATAATGGCTTGTAAAACACCTAAAGAAGTATGGGAAAAGCTAAAAGAGGAATTCGATGGAAGTGACAGAGTGAAATCTGTCAAACTTTTAACTCTCAAAAGAGAATTTAGGATGTTAAGGATGAAAGAAGGAGATACTGTGAAGGAGTACTCTGCCAAACTTCTGGAAATTATAAACAAAATAAGATTATTTGGTAAAAATTTTCCAGATTCAAAGATGGTAGAGAAGATGATGATAAGCTTACTAGCAAGGTTCGAGTCTAAGATTTCAGCAATAGAGAAATCTTGTGATTTGAAGACTTTATCCGTCGCAGAGCTGATTAGAAAGTTGCAAGTCCAGGAATAA